A genomic window from Brassica oleracea var. oleracea cultivar TO1000 chromosome C8, BOL, whole genome shotgun sequence includes:
- the LOC106308583 gene encoding glutathione S-transferase T3-like, which produces MDTFLTRVFILVLTLNQQRSLLSPANPEDTPVDKKERRKWTKSDDEVVISGWLNTSKDSIVGNDQRSLIFWQRVGHYYITSHHAIEGGDKRGHLHVKQRWHKINDLTNKFCGAFAAAERQISSGQNENDVLKLAHDILYADHKTKFILEHAWCVLRFEQKWINLNTPKATGSSKRKTGETCSQASSTNVGEQEIRPEGVKAAKAKRNNGKGKSLDEYTTIWEMKKEDLAMKEKLSKLAILDTLLAKKVPLSDAEEVVKNKPLAEYF; this is translated from the coding sequence ATGGACACTTTCCTTACGAGAGTTTTCATTCTAGTGTTAACTTTGAACCAACAGAGATCCCTCCTTTCACCAGCTAACCCTGAAGACACACCAGTGGACAAGAAGGAGAGGAGGAAATGGACAAAATCAGATGATGAGGTTGTAATCAGTGGGTGGCTTAACACATCTAAGGATTCAATTGTTGGAAATGATCAAAGGTCCCTCATCTTCTGGCAACGAGTAGGCCATTATTATATAACAAGTCATCATGCTATAGAGGGTGGTGACAAGAGAGGGCATCTCCATGTTAAGCAAAGGTGGCACAAGATCAATGATCTGACTAACAAATTCTGTGGGGCATTTGCGGCTGCCGAGAGACAAATTAGCAGTGGTCAGAATGAGAATGATGTTCTCAAGCTCGCTCATGACATCTTATACGCTGATCACAAGACTAAATTTATCCTTGAGCATGCGTGGTGTGTGTTGAGGTTTGAACAGAAATGGATTAACCTCAACACACCTAAAGCGACTGGTAGTTCAAAGAGAAAAACGGGTGAGACATGTTCCCAAGCTTCAAGCACCAATGTTGGTGAGCAAGAGATCCGGCCTGAAGGTGTCAAGGCTGCAAAGGCTAAAAGGAATAATGGTAAAGGGAAGTCTCTTGATGAGTATACGACCATTTGGGAAATGAAGAAGGAGGATTTGGCAATGAAGGAGAAACTGTCTAAGCTTGCCATACTAGACACGCTTCTTGCCAAAAAAGTACCACTCAGTGATGCTGAAGAAGTCGTGAAGAATAAGCCCTTGGCCGAGTATTTCTGA